Proteins co-encoded in one Flavobacteriaceae bacterium MAR_2009_75 genomic window:
- a CDS encoding RNA polymerase sigma-70 factor (ECF subfamily) — MFQIDIVQKCKANNRKAQIKLYRQYCEGMFIVAMRYMKNTDDAEDMVQESFIKAFQRIEQFSGDVTFGAWLKRIVINQCIDFLKAKKHEFTSYEEEQMKVIIDEDENWFVADNVTIDEVRNAMKNLPEKYRYVVMMYLLEGYDHSEIAEVLQLTETTSRTRLMRGKVYLKQLLKEKEHVKRY; from the coding sequence ATGTTTCAAATTGATATAGTACAAAAGTGTAAAGCGAATAATAGAAAGGCTCAAATAAAACTGTACCGGCAGTATTGTGAGGGTATGTTCATAGTGGCGATGCGCTATATGAAAAATACAGATGATGCAGAAGATATGGTTCAAGAATCATTTATAAAAGCATTTCAGAGAATTGAGCAGTTTAGCGGAGATGTCACATTTGGTGCTTGGTTAAAGAGAATTGTCATCAACCAGTGCATTGACTTTCTGAAAGCTAAGAAGCATGAGTTTACGTCTTATGAAGAAGAACAGATGAAAGTGATAATAGATGAAGACGAAAATTGGTTTGTAGCTGATAACGTGACCATAGACGAGGTTAGAAACGCAATGAAGAATTTACCAGAAAAATATAGGTACGTCGTAATGATGTATTTGTTGGAAGGTTATGACCATAGTGAAATTGCAGAAGTCTTACAATTAACCGAAACCACCAGTAGAACCCGTTTAATGCGGGGCAAGGTTTATTTAAAACAATTATTGAAAGAAAAAGAGCATGTCAAAAGATATTAG
- a CDS encoding aldose 1-epimerase: protein MKQVTIQNGNIILVVLDYGATLQKLMLRNSDGSFTNVVVGYEYPSQYLDDEKFLGACIGRFAGRISKEFVLDRETYPLYNENGVHLHGGKEGFDKKYWKFEKVHKGEEPYVKLSYLSPHLEEGYPGNLKTTVTYVLKQNALRIIYEATTDRTTVVNLTNHSYFRLDTENSVRNYRLKLNCPQYLETKNNLLPTGRVLATKGSHFDFSTAKPIAKVNFDTPFVIDAKSTIAAECSSQKSGITMEVATNQPSMVVYTPKDFAAICFETQNVPDAPNHSHFPNCILRPKERYRNISEFRFSKN, encoded by the coding sequence TTGAAACAAGTTACAATTCAAAACGGGAATATCATTTTAGTTGTTCTTGACTATGGCGCTACCCTTCAAAAGCTCATGCTAAGAAATAGTGATGGTAGTTTTACTAATGTTGTTGTCGGTTATGAGTACCCCAGCCAGTACCTAGATGATGAAAAGTTTTTAGGAGCTTGTATTGGTCGATTTGCGGGCCGTATTTCGAAAGAATTCGTTCTAGACCGAGAGACCTACCCATTATACAATGAAAATGGTGTACATCTTCATGGAGGCAAAGAGGGCTTTGACAAGAAATATTGGAAATTCGAAAAAGTGCATAAAGGTGAAGAACCTTATGTCAAACTTTCTTATCTCAGCCCACATCTAGAAGAAGGCTACCCAGGCAACTTGAAAACCACTGTCACCTATGTCCTAAAACAAAATGCTTTAAGAATTATATATGAAGCGACTACCGATCGTACAACTGTAGTAAACTTGACCAATCATTCATATTTTCGTTTAGATACTGAAAATTCGGTTCGTAATTATCGATTGAAACTGAATTGCCCCCAATACTTAGAGACTAAAAACAATCTCTTACCAACAGGTAGGGTTTTGGCAACGAAAGGCTCGCATTTCGATTTCTCTACCGCTAAACCTATAGCCAAAGTTAACTTTGACACCCCTTTTGTAATTGACGCCAAATCTACTATTGCTGCTGAGTGTAGTTCCCAAAAATCAGGTATCACTATGGAGGTTGCCACAAACCAACCCTCTATGGTCGTGTACACTCCTAAAGATTTCGCTGCAATTTGTTTTGAAACCCAAAATGTGCCCGATGCGCCTAATCACAGCCATTTCCCCAATTGTATTTTACGACCCAAAGAACGGTATCGTAATATTTCGGAGTTCAGGTTTTCAAAAAACTAA
- a CDS encoding Ohr subfamily peroxiredoxin, whose amino-acid sequence MKTIFKTRATNSGGRDGHVKSEDGAIDLGIKMPNAQGETDGKSTNPEQLFAAAYSTCFAGAIQAVAKDHDVDDLGDFNVTAVVGFNKDQDGFFIDATLDCWLPTVDKKKGEDLINAAHEICPYSKATRDNITVELNLLVEA is encoded by the coding sequence ATGAAAACTATTTTCAAAACAAGAGCTACTAACAGTGGAGGTAGAGATGGGCATGTAAAAAGTGAAGACGGGGCAATTGATTTGGGCATAAAAATGCCAAATGCCCAAGGTGAAACAGACGGAAAGTCGACCAACCCTGAACAATTATTTGCTGCTGCTTATTCAACCTGCTTCGCAGGCGCGATACAGGCTGTTGCCAAAGACCATGATGTAGATGATTTGGGAGATTTTAATGTTACTGCCGTGGTGGGTTTCAATAAAGATCAAGACGGATTTTTTATTGATGCTACCTTAGACTGTTGGTTGCCGACCGTAGATAAAAAGAAAGGTGAAGATTTAATCAATGCAGCCCATGAAATATGTCCTTACAGCAAGGCGACTAGAGACAATATCACTGTTGAATTGAATCTATTGGTCGAAGCATAG
- a CDS encoding methylmalonyl-CoA mutase metallochaperone MeaB (manually curated): protein MNSDIDKSDNKEKVNIRETRKNEYEVKDLVKGVLSGDTTLLSKTITLIESTLKSDIEKGNAVLEQCLKKKTNSIRVGVTGVPGVGKSTFIETLGKQLIESGNKVAVLAVDPTSSQSKGSILGDKTRMESLVREKNAFIRPSPSSKSLGGVARKTRETIILCEAAGYNIILIETVGVGQSEIAVHGMADFFLLLKISGAGDELQGIKRGIIEMADAIVINKSDGKNIENTKLAAIEFRRAIELYPVKMGGWKPRVATCSSLDSKSVLSIWKIIEDYVKEMKQSSLLSEKRDLQNKNWLLETIEEQLKINFYDNKKVAAALNSYIAKVIDKEISPFKAAEELLRLPEKY, encoded by the coding sequence ATAAATTCAGACATCGATAAATCAGACAACAAAGAAAAAGTTAATATTCGTGAGACAAGAAAAAACGAATATGAGGTAAAAGACTTGGTCAAGGGAGTACTAAGTGGCGATACGACACTACTTTCTAAGACCATTACCCTGATTGAAAGTACTTTGAAATCCGATATTGAAAAAGGAAATGCGGTCTTGGAACAATGTTTGAAAAAGAAAACTAACAGTATTCGCGTGGGGGTTACTGGTGTTCCCGGTGTTGGTAAAAGCACTTTTATTGAAACCTTGGGCAAACAACTAATCGAGAGCGGTAATAAAGTAGCTGTTTTAGCCGTAGACCCTACGAGTAGCCAAAGTAAAGGAAGCATTTTAGGAGACAAAACACGAATGGAGAGTTTAGTTCGAGAAAAGAATGCCTTCATACGGCCCTCACCGTCAAGCAAATCTTTAGGAGGAGTTGCCCGAAAAACTAGGGAAACAATTATACTTTGTGAAGCTGCAGGCTACAATATTATTCTAATAGAAACCGTAGGCGTAGGTCAAAGCGAAATAGCCGTTCATGGCATGGCAGACTTTTTTCTACTTTTGAAGATTTCAGGTGCAGGTGATGAATTACAGGGTATAAAACGAGGTATAATAGAAATGGCCGATGCCATAGTTATCAATAAGTCGGATGGGAAAAATATTGAAAATACTAAGTTGGCGGCAATAGAATTTAGAAGAGCTATCGAACTTTACCCTGTAAAAATGGGTGGGTGGAAACCCAGAGTAGCTACCTGCTCCTCTTTAGACAGCAAAAGTGTTCTTTCTATCTGGAAAATTATTGAAGACTATGTCAAAGAAATGAAACAGTCTTCTCTCCTATCCGAAAAAAGAGATCTACAAAATAAAAATTGGCTTTTAGAAACTATTGAAGAGCAACTCAAGATTAATTTTTATGATAATAAAAAGGTTGCCGCGGCTTTGAATTCTTATATAGCAAAGGTGATTGACAAAGAGATTTCACCGTTCAAGGCCGCTGAAGAACTTCTAAGATTGCCTGAAAAATATTGA
- a CDS encoding glycosyltransferase involved in cell wall biosynthesis produces MSPVTDSLLSIVVPLYNEADNVGLLTQKIHESLQGYDYQVIYVDDFSSDGTRQIVNKMNDAKVHLIALKKNYGQSLALAAGIDYAEGEYIITMDGDLQNDPTDIPQMLEYAVSGEYDLVTGIRQKRKDSLVKKIPSKIANFLVRRVTNLDIKDNGCALKVFSRDIAKDLNLYGEMHRFITLLAYLEGAQIKQVPVKHHARHAGVSKYGLERVFKVIADMMLLLFIRKYFQRPIHLFGIFGVLLILLGLIINAYLLMVKFGFGEDIGTRPLLIFGLMFILAGIQLFTIGIVMELLIRTYYESQQKRPYRIKKVFVGGKSA; encoded by the coding sequence ATGAGCCCTGTTACTGATTCTTTGCTTTCTATAGTAGTGCCCCTTTATAATGAGGCCGACAATGTTGGTCTTTTGACGCAAAAAATTCACGAAAGCTTACAAGGCTACGACTATCAGGTTATTTACGTCGACGATTTCTCTTCTGATGGCACACGTCAAATCGTGAACAAGATGAATGATGCAAAGGTGCACCTCATCGCCCTGAAAAAGAATTATGGCCAAAGTCTAGCCTTGGCGGCCGGTATTGATTATGCCGAAGGAGAGTATATTATCACTATGGACGGGGATCTTCAAAATGACCCTACCGATATTCCACAAATGTTAGAATATGCAGTCAGTGGAGAATATGATTTGGTCACCGGTATCCGACAGAAAAGAAAAGACTCATTAGTCAAAAAAATACCTTCTAAAATTGCTAACTTTTTAGTGAGACGGGTAACCAACCTTGACATTAAAGATAATGGTTGTGCCCTAAAGGTTTTTTCAAGAGATATCGCCAAAGACCTCAACCTGTATGGCGAAATGCATCGATTTATAACCTTGCTCGCCTATCTTGAAGGAGCCCAAATCAAACAAGTGCCTGTAAAACATCATGCGCGTCATGCAGGTGTATCTAAGTATGGGCTAGAACGTGTTTTCAAGGTGATTGCCGACATGATGTTGCTGCTATTCATCAGAAAATATTTTCAGCGACCTATTCACTTGTTCGGAATATTCGGGGTATTATTAATTCTTCTCGGGTTAATTATTAATGCCTATCTGTTAATGGTCAAATTTGGATTCGGTGAAGATATCGGAACCCGACCCTTATTGATCTTCGGATTAATGTTCATTCTTGCGGGTATACAATTGTTCACTATTGGAATTGTTATGGAACTTTTGATACGAACCTACTACGAGTCGCAACAGAAGAGACCATATCGAATTAAAAAAGTATTCGTAGGTGGAAAATCTGCGTAA